The DNA region AAGCCAGGAATGTCTAGTTTTGAAGCGGATGACgatttcaagttcaagagaCACAAAAATAAGCAAAGCAATGGAGTACCGTCGTTGGGCGAGAGATTAGACAATTTGCAAGACATCAAGAAGGCTAGATGGGTCGATAACTTCAACTCCTCGATGCCCAATGGGCGGGAGGCAGTTCCAAATGGTGGCTCTTCCCCCGACGCTCGAACACAGGACCATTCGCAACCTTATTCTCAAGGTGTGCAGGGATCTGGTGGCTTAAAGGGTGCTCCGTATATGCCTTACATGTATTACTACCCGATCCCAACACAAGGTGCACCCATGGTGCCGTTTGTGGGCTCACCGGTGCATCCGGCGCAGATGGAAGGTGGCCATTATATGAACTCGTCGCATTCGGCGATGCCGAATTCTTCGCTACAACCTTTCTTTCCTCCACTGCCGCAGCAGCCCAGATATGAAAATGGAAGTTCTCAGCTACTGCCACCGGCAACCTTTTATCCATATAATATGGTTCAATCTCAACATGCTCAGAGAACGAAGGACCGACGCAAATCGGTCTTAGACAATAGAGGTCGACGTCTTTCATTGCTTGCAGTGCAGGACGACCAGCATGGCATTGTATCACCGCACAAGAGCGTACCAGAGCGGGATTTCCATAGGCACATCGGAAACACGTCGTTTGGAAAGGAGTTGCAGTTGAGACAGCTGTTCAATTGGTGTATCATACGTGCGCTCAGAaaattggaagaaaaggaaTCTAGCAGTCAGCGGACATCAGGAAATGCGGGAGATAGATATGTCGATCCGAGTAAGATCGCTCTTAGCATACTGAAGGAATTTGTTAGTGATCTGCGGAAGGGAGCAATTGAAGTCGACTGggaggctgaagaagaggcaaGTGGCGATGATGAGCCTGCGGCTGCGGGCGAGGACACAGAACTGCGggaactctttgaagaggaggaggacgtCGAGAGCAGTGAAGGACACAATGAGAGACATACTAAACGACGACTGAGACCAAAGGTCCGCCGCAGTGAAGACTCGAAAATTCCTAACAGCAAGAATGTGCAAAATGAGAAGAATCTAGAAGCATTGGAATCTCGAATAAAGGACATTAAAGAGGAAGTTCAATCCTGGGCGCAAGTTCTGAGTGCACAATGGCCAGAAGCCGAATGGAAGGCCATTGATACAGAAGTTTCTTCTATGTCGCCAGTGCCTCCTCAGGGAGAAGCCACCGAACTCACCGTCGACAAAATTCAGGAAGACTTGATTCAGCGGCTCGATAGGCTACAGATCCATTCCCATTTGCTGGGTTCTAGCTCACAGGCATTGTCGCTCCTCATCAAAGACAGACAGGATAAGCTCTCACAAGACTTTACATCCACAATCAAGCATAATGGCCCGGAAATAGATCCTAAGGCTCTGTTGAAGGGCTTGAGTAAATCAATAGCTCAGTAATGGCTTATGTATTCTTACAACCGAAAAAATCGTATCATTTATTCAAATATTTCCTGGCCAACGCCCGTACCCTCGAATCAAACGCCGGGCTCGTGATACGGTCGTTTATCTGATAGAACGGGTTCATCAAAGTCTTGATATACAGTTCATGTACTTCCTGATAAAACGCCTTGACAGCATTATCATCAATTTGTACATCTCCAGTGAGGTTTCCATGTACCATGACTAGTTTCATCCCGCTGTATGTCAAATATGCAGTAATTACAAGTCCGTAGAAGTGATCCACCTTGCCAAGGTAACAATTGTCTGTGTTAACAACGTTTCTTGACCTCAGAAATCCACCTGATCCCCCCAGATTACCGGACTGGCTATTGGGATTGGACTTCCATTGTAGGTCTTCTATGATATCCAATGATGCATGTAGAATGAATGGATTGAGTTCTTTCAGATTCTGAGGGAAGCCTTGCTGTATCTGACCTTGTTGTGTTGTAAATTCCGCCTCATAAACGGGATTGTCCTTGCTTCCAATTATTACAAAATACTGAGGCATTGAATCATGAACGTACGAGCCAGATCCACGTCCTTACCACCTGCCGGGCCAATCTATGCTTGGTGTTGATCAAGCGATGATCTTTTAGAAGCGAAGGCCAGTTTTTAAAATTAGTTAAGCTTAACACAGCCAAGAAGTAACGCTTGTTTAAGCATCTAGCAGCCTGAACCTGACTTGCTGTGATAGCCTATGGAATATAAATCAAATGGACCTAGCTGAGAAAACAccagaagctgcagaaggGCAGGATGTGGCAACACCGCTTCGCGTGAGGCCTGATAAGATTAAGGCGGTCACGAAACTGCTGATGAATAGCAAATACAGTCTCATGGATGATCTGAATTACATAACAAGCTTCCCTGAGTACAGCGACGGTCCTGTTGCGTCACAAATCAAAGAAGATGGGCCAGATGGGGAACACTCGGTGAAATCTGAGGAGGCCCGTCCAATAATCTCCATACCCAGGTCAACTAGAATCGAAGCTGAACGTGTCAGGATCTACATCGAGTATTACTACCATTACATTGATAAATCTATCGGTCCTGATGGCTCTGCTCACCATCATGAGGGCGTGGAGGGCGTTTACAATCCTTTGCAAGTTATAAGAAACAGGAAACTGAGAAAAAAATATCACGAAATGCCTGCTCGACAGTTGTTCCTGCAAAAGGCACCAATCATCGCTGTGAACCagttctcgaagaagcccAATAAGAAATTGCCTTGGTTTGTGGAGTTGGGTGAACGCGCCAGCGATTTAACCTGGAGAACGTCGCACTGGGATGAGCTGGTCGGCCCACATGGTAAGCTATGGTTTGAGCCCAGTAAAGCGTCATCAGCGAGCCCAAAAAAGGAGTCGCATCGCTATCATCGCCATCACAGCAAGCGGCGAGCTTCCTCCCATGTAGACCTAACTCTCAGCTCGCCTTATTCCCTAAATGGCATCAATCCGAGCTCGCCCGAGCTCCGAACACAGCATAGAGGCAGTACATCTGACGTGAGTGCTGTCAGCCACTCAGAATTGCCAGTATCTCACTTGGCGACTCCCGAGGAAGTATCTTCCTTAGATGATGGCGAACGATCAAGGTTAAATAGATTCGAAATGATGATGAATAAGACATCAAAGCGATGGTCAAAATCTCCCAATCTGCGCCGCAGAAGCCAAAGCTCGATAGATAAATTATCAATGCCAAGCAGCCGAGGAGAAAATTACATTAGGAGGACCCCAGCACATAGCAGAgcaagcagcagcagtgtTTTAGCGGCAGAAAGCGTCCCCTATATGACACCTATCGAAAATGGCAACAGTCAAAGGACAACGCTGCTGAGTGCTTTGCCTGTGGTCCATGCTAGGAGGCCATCGCAGGAGAAGGACAATGTGCAGGTTGAGCATGTCGAGGCTTCCACTACAAATTCAAAAATAGATGACAAGGACTTCGATTCAGTAGATCCCTTGGATCCCGCAGAGAAACGACTGCAAACGGATGAACAGCTGGAAAACCTATGGGCTGATACAAAATACATTGGAGTCACATTACGCATGTTGCAGCATAGGCGAATAACCCATTCAATAGTGAAAAGTAGAGGCGTACAGAAACGGAATAAAATGCAATGCTACGACAGCATGGATCTCATTGTCAATGCTACTTCGACAGTTTTAAACACATATGATGAAGAGTTAAATAAAGCACTCAAAAAAGGTAACAATCTGACATCCAAGATACTCAATGATTATTCCATGAGAGTTGAGACATTGATTTCAACGTCTGACAGAATATTGAGCGACATCAATACCTCACTAACCCTAAAATTGAAACTCTTCCAAGAGAATGCCGACAGGTTTGGCAGTTTAAAAATGATGAGGGCACAGAGGCTCACAAAGCTTTTCTACGGGATACTTGAATTTGCCATAGTGGTTTTTTTGTGGAGCGTTTGGTTCGCAGTCAGCTTGCTGAAATGGATGAAACTGCTGGTAACTGCTGTATTCAGGATTATCCTGTGGATGCTGTGGTGATCATATCTCTCTTTTACACTAATTCGAAGTCATCGTACATAAAATCAATTTAACTGGGAGGTTGAAGAACCGTACTTGAAGCAGCTgcatcttcttccagaaagatgcctctttcagctgcttcgTCTAATATTTtacttcttctcttcaattcattTTCGTAGTAATTGGATTGGAACTTCAATAGCTGCTTGTCGGCTTGGAAGACGGCACCCATAGATATCCAACTGCAGTGGTAAAATACCCGTACTTGTGTCCTAACGTTTCGATAAATAGTAGAAAATCTACGCAGCAACATTGCACTGACAACACTAATGACAGCACCCTGGGCCGCACCAATCATTGAAGCGACGGCAATCTGAGCATGGGTTAGTTGCCATGAACTAAAGGGTTTCTAGTATAATCTTCTACTTACTTCTTTAGTCAATTGCTTTACAGTAGCAGGATCATAATGAATAGGTTGCACTTGGCCCCCCATTTCCGATATATCCGGCGAACCTCGAGTGTGTTTCTGTAGTTGTCAAAGAGCCAATTGCCTTGTTCATGAACCTATCCTTATCCCAATCGAAGATACAAGCCAGACGTGCCTAGTGACGAATCCCAACGTTAAACTGTATGTAATGCTCTATTTAGGGTTTATAAGCTACTGTAGCGTCGTTCGACAGTGCTTCGGAGTTTGCCGTCGAGCTCGAGACACCATCTTCCACGCTGCGCAGCGACTTAAAAAGCTGCAGTGGGCGAACCAGCATCCCGTTAGCCAGATCGTTGTACACTTGCAGTTTTTGCACCCAGCTGCACAGAAGAGCCTCGTCGTTGAGCGATATTATCGTGTTCCTGGCAATGTGCTCGATGACCGTACACCATACGTACGACAGTTGCTCCAAGCACTTGTCATAGTAGTAGTTATTGCTAGCCAGCTGGAAACGCGGTAAATGAGTGACCATGTCCGTGCATGTGTCGAGAAACTTCAGCGAGTTGTGTACATTTTCCACTCGAGGGGGGATCTGATCCAGTATGCAATCGATCAGACAGTTCAAAAACTCCAAAATGTACGGCTTCATCCGGACAAATGCGTAGTCATTAAGTCTATCCATCTCATAGGACCTGCTATAAGGTATGCTTCCGTAAAGAGCCTCCAGCTTGCCCTTGAGCAGCTCTGTACACTTCTCTATGCTGAAGTTGCAGCTCATGATCTTACCACTCACCGTCTGCTGCACCTGCGGATGCATCTTCATAACCTCCAGCAGCACGTCCTGCAATTGTTCTTTGCTCAGCAGCTCCAAACCGCGGTTTATCGGCAACGGCTGTCCCTGAATCGACGCAGGCAGGTTAtatttcctcttcatcaccaTATGTTTCCGTACCACACCAACATGCTGCCCAATTTCAGACTCATTTTCCTCCTCAGCCGTGAACCGTCTCTTCGCTCTTTCCCTAACAGTGGCACTGCTCTGTGAGCCCTCTAACGCAATCTGCTCGCCGTGTTGCTGACTCTTCACAGGCACTTCTGACTTGAAACCCCACGAGAAACCGGCAGAATAACCACTCATTTGATTGCTCCCAAACGTCATAGCTCTCTAGACCTGCTCTATCGCCTTCAGAACCCGTTTCAGCACCCAAGAACTGGCCAACAAGTGGTCTTTAAGTTGCAACTTTCAAACTTCTCGCCTGCTAAAGGTCTTAAAcggcaagaagaagaagaatcaaTAAAGGTCACGTGATACCAAGATATCAAGCCCTGAGACGGTTCTAATGGCTTGGAATCGATTCCCAGGGTCTGGAAATGGTCTATAACGCCACCAGAGACGCCTTGTAGCGACAGCTATGGTTGGCTTTGTAATTGGCTGGCAACACCGCTaggaaaattttcagcGATGAGCTAACAAAAAGTGGTATAAAAGAGGCTGGAATGAGTAGAATAGGCGTGTTTGAGCTTTATTGGGCTTCCGGTGTTGGTCTGAAGGTTGTCAAGGATGTCGGAAAGAGTGGAGGGCGACCAGCTGGGTGTTGAACGGGCTCCGGACGATGAATTTATCGATAATGACGAGGTTGAACAGGAAATAATAGCAGAGGAGGATGGCGATGCTCCAgtggatgaagatgaggatatGGGGGAGAATAACGATGGAGGTGAGATCGGGGAAGATGAAACCATTGAGATAGACATGAGTAATAACTCTGTGACGTATTTTGATAAGCATACAGACTCGGTATTCACGGTGTTCCAGCATCCGACGCTGCCACTGGTATGTTCAGGTGGTGGTGACGACGTGGCACACCTCTGGACTTCGCACTCTCAGCCACCGAAATTTGCTGGGACTCTAAGCGGACACACAGAATCTGTCATTGCCGGGAGCTTTACTTGCGACGGCCGGTTCTTGGTGACTGCGGATATGACCGGTAAGGTGTTGGTCCATGTGTCTCGCAAGGGCGGCTCACAGTGGGAGAAGGCGTCTGAGCTGCAGGAAGTGGAGGAGATCGTGTGGCTGAAGTGTCACCCGACGGTTGCCGGCGTGTTTGCGTTCGGCGCAGTCGACGGGTCTGTTTGGTGCTATCAGATAGATGGTTCTAGTGGGTCGCTGGAGCAGCTGATGTCTGGTTTTGCTCATCAGCAGGACTGCTCCGCTGGGGAATTTATCAACGTGGATCAAGGCGAGGACGTGTTGCAGTTGGTTACCTGCTCGCTCGACTCGACCATCGTAGCGTGGAATTGCTACACTGCGCAGCCTCTGTTCAAGATTACGCAGGACGAGATTAGAGGTCTGGAGGCACCATGGGTTTCTCTGTCGGTGGCACCTGCTAATCTGGCCAATGGGAATGCGGCAGTGGTTGCCTGCGGGTCGAATAACGGTATATTAGCCATTGTCAACTGCAATAGCGGGGGTTCTGTGCTGCATTTGTCGCAGGTGATTGAACTCAAGGAAGAACAAGATGAGCTGGATGCGTCTATTGAGTCGATCGCATGGTCGAAGGACTTCCCCTTGATGGCTCTGGGCCTTGTTTCCGGTGACGTGTTGCTGTATGAGACAAAGACGTGGAAAGTCAGACGTAAATTCCTGCTTCCGGATTCAGTTACGAAACTGCTTTTCGACAAGGATGATCTGTTCGTTTCCTGCATCGATGGCAAGGTTTACCAGTTCGATTCCAGACTGGGAAAGGAGAAATTTGTCTGCACTGGCCATAACATGGGTGTCCTGGACTTTGTAATAACAAGGAGAGACGACTCGGCGCCCAGAAGGGTGATCACGGCGGGCGACGAAGGCGTCTCATTAGTATTTGAGGTGCCAAACTGACTGGAAAGTTCACGATATAATTGTACACTATGTAATCCTATCTTCTGCGATTCAAAATGGTCTCGACCTTTTCCTCGATGATTTTCGTAATCATTAAGTTCAATGGACTTCGCTCATTCTTGAACTGGGCATCCAAAGCCAGTGAAACCTGCTTTTCAATGATTTTCCCCGTCAAATCCACTTCGATGTTCACTTCAGCTCCAATCTCCTTCAATGGCATGACAACGTTCTCCTGCGTGTGCTTAATCATGCTGATGTAAAACGTCTCGTCTGGATCCACGTTCGTAACGGTCAAGGACGTACCATCTATGCAGATGAAGCCTTTCTCGACAATAAATTTGCTAAACTGAGGGTCCTTCAGTTTAAACCCAAACAGGATAGAGTTGCCCTCCGGTTTCCTAGAGACGATCGTTGCAACAGTGTCGACATGGCCCTGTACATAATGGCCACCAAATCGAACTTCTTGACCGACTGCCCTCTCTAAGTTGACTTTTGAGCCCGGTTTCCACGATGCAACGTTGGTCCTTTTGATGGTTTCGGGCGAGATCCCAACCTTAAAGGTCTTGTGGTCAAATTCCGTTACCGTAAGACAAATTCCATTAACAGCTATCGAGTCCCCTATGTGGCAGTCGCCTAAAACCGGTTCCGCATCAGTAATCGAGACAGAGACGCCCTGGCCACCGCTCTCACTCTCGTCGAAGCTGTTGTAATCTAAAACAGTGCCAATATGCTCCACAATACCAGTGAACATGCTTATCTTGCTCCTGAATTATTTTCATTTGAATCTTCTAAAGACaagctttcaagaactaAATCTAAAATGCTGTGTTCCGGCACTAACAAAGCATAGCAGCACTGTAAACAATGACTAAGCTGCCATTGGGCTAGCGGACCAACGGTTTTCGATACGCTAAGCTGCAAAGGCGGATAGGTTATGGGATTAGAAGCCGGGATGCCTGTGAACGCTAAACAGTGAGGCTTCTGGCAAGAGCAGCAACCTAACTGGTTGGCACATTATGAAGTTACTCTTCTACAGTCATATATGTCTAGTAATCGGGCATCAAGTGTATGTGAGACCAGCAATAGCGTGAAATGGACTCGGCCGGAGGTGGTGCTGTTCAATGCAGTCTAACATTGATTTCAGTCGTTCGAGCGACAGTCGATTCTCGAAACGATCGTCTCGATGGCCGTTACGGTGCATGTAACGGTAATGTACTGTGGTGGATGGCTGCGGTATTCTTCGGTTGCATAATCACCGGTGGCTGTTGCACTTTCCTCGCTCTTTACTATGACTGAGCGACTGCTTACTACTTGCAGATTGTACGATGAGTCTGGTGTTGCATCCACTTGCAGAGAGAGCGTGGCATTTGCGGGTGCCGTCCGTGAGTTAGTGGACACCGGCGAAAGTGTTTGCGATGTGTCGCTACTGCTGGGATTTGTTTGACTGGTAGCTCCGTTGCACGACTTTGAGCTCGCAAAAATGTCATAGTCGACTGCAATTGGCTCGTCTGTTACCCAAGCAATAGCAGTGGCTTTCGTGGCACCGGGTATCCCGCCCTGCTTGCCAACTTTAACGAAGCTGTCCTGAGACGAACTGCCGTCATGATTTGCCTGGGCCAATGATATCAGATAGTTATCCAAGTCGTAGACCACATAGGCAGATGACAGGAATGCGCTCCCAAGTGTCATGGAATATGGAGCAGGCATGACGCCAAAACCGCAGTAACCATTTGAGGGcggaagcagcaggaaattTCTCAATGGCACTGCAATTTTGATATCACCAAAATCAAACACAAACTCTGTgtcatcatcatcagcaGGACACTGGAAAATATAAACGCCGTCGTTTTCACTAAAAGTGGCGCCAACGAATGACgccatctcatcggcaATCTCTGGTGGTGCGCTCATAAACGTAGTGCCGGAATCCAACAGCACGGGAAGTTTTGTGGTTGAAAACGTCTTACTTTTACAGTTTCTATCGCTTTTGGCGCCAATTCCCTGCAGCGTCATCGCCAGAGTGGCAGGTTTATCTACCACTTCAGGGTATTCGTTCACCATGGGAAAAGTGTACAATGGGCCGATGTACCTGCTAGGATCCACAGCACCGAATAGGATCGATCCAGAGTCCCCGCCTGCTTCACTGAGGTACAGCGAATATGCCACAACGTCAATGACACCCCCCTGTTTGAGTACTTGAGGAAAGTTAGGATAGAATCGCCCTGGAGCGTTATCGTAACCACGAACGGACTCTCTTCGGGCAAAGCCAATTCCCAGAACTCCTCCTATCGGGGCGGTAGCATAGTCAGCTACGCCAAACTGCAGTTCCGAAACATCGATCTCGCCCATGGAGATCTTTTCGCTAGCCCAATACCCGTCGGCGAACGACCCATCACTGTAGTTTATGAAGAAACGACCAATATCCAGCTTTTTGatggaggaagatgaattCGCATCGAAAGTTCCCAGAGCACTGCAATCAATCGAAGGCTCAATTTGCTCGCCATTGTACGTCTGATTCAGCTGTACGCTATTCAAACAGTATGGGTTGGAGGAGCTGGCTACCCACAGATCTGCAGATCCGGTGTCCATAACAACAGAAACCTCCTGACCGGGCGTACCTATGTTCAGCACGGTAGAGTAATAAACGTCCGATTCATGGAGCAGCTCAATCTCAGCGAAAGAACGCCTTTTCAGTTTACTTCTCAATCGACTTTCGCTTTTATGGATCGGAAGATGCAAGTGTCCCAGTCCTGGAGTCGGCCTAGACCGCACCAAAGAGACGAGAATAAACACTACGAGAATGAAGCCAGCGATTTTTGGGAACCACATTTCACAAATTTCTCCTTCCTTGCCAGGAATAAATCGTAACCAGGACAGAGGTCATGAGTCCTTA from Torulaspora globosa chromosome 3, complete sequence includes:
- the DSN1 gene encoding MIND complex subunit DSN1 (ancestral locus Anc_7.175), producing MLSYVAICDLEPATLEGKQKMGIISDTIRRDHGCKVAGMSLESSRSLSRTPPPRKRSYPLKMETIPMSSSYEEFKGAHTHNDERLTSGKETEYGGIKPGMSSFEADDDFKFKRHKNKQSNGVPSLGERLDNLQDIKKARWVDNFNSSMPNGREAVPNGGSSPDARTQDHSQPYSQGVQGSGGLKGAPYMPYMYYYPIPTQGAPMVPFVGSPVHPAQMEGGHYMNSSHSAMPNSSLQPFFPPLPQQPRYENGSSQLLPPATFYPYNMVQSQHAQRTKDRRKSVLDNRGRRLSLLAVQDDQHGIVSPHKSVPERDFHRHIGNTSFGKELQLRQLFNWCIIRALRKLEEKESSSQRTSGNAGDRYVDPSKIALSILKEFVSDLRKGAIEVDWEAEEEASGDDEPAAAGEDTELRELFEEEEDVESSEGHNERHTKRRLRPKVRRSEDSKIPNSKNVQNEKNLEALESRIKDIKEEVQSWAQVLSAQWPEAEWKAIDTEVSSMSPVPPQGEATELTVDKIQEDLIQRLDRLQIHSHLLGSSSQALSLLIKDRQDKLSQDFTSTIKHNGPEIDPKALLKGLSKSIAQ
- the TRS20 gene encoding TRAPP subunit TRS20 (ancestral locus Anc_7.176) — translated: MPQYFVIIGSKDNPVYEAEFTTQQGQIQQGFPQNLKELNPFILHASLDIIEDLQWKSNPNSQSGNLGGSGGFLRSRNVVNTDNCYLGKVDHFYGLVITAYLTYSGMKLVMVHGNLTGDVQIDDNAVKAFYQEVHELYIKTLMNPFYQINDRITSPAFDSRVRALARKYLNK
- the MTC4 gene encoding Mtc4p (ancestral locus Anc_7.177), with protein sequence MDLAEKTPEAAEGQDVATPLRVRPDKIKAVTKLLMNSKYSLMDDLNYITSFPEYSDGPVASQIKEDGPDGEHSVKSEEARPIISIPRSTRIEAERVRIYIEYYYHYIDKSIGPDGSAHHHEGVEGVYNPLQVIRNRKLRKKYHEMPARQLFLQKAPIIAVNQFSKKPNKKLPWFVELGERASDLTWRTSHWDELVGPHGKLWFEPSKASSASPKKESHRYHRHHSKRRASSHVDLTLSSPYSLNGINPSSPELRTQHRGSTSDVSAVSHSELPVSHLATPEEVSSLDDGERSRLNRFEMMMNKTSKRWSKSPNLRRRSQSSIDKLSMPSSRGENYIRRTPAHSRASSSSVLAAESVPYMTPIENGNSQRTTLLSALPVVHARRPSQEKDNVQVEHVEASTTNSKIDDKDFDSVDPLDPAEKRLQTDEQLENLWADTKYIGVTLRMLQHRRITHSIVKSRGVQKRNKMQCYDSMDLIVNATSTVLNTYDEELNKALKKGNNLTSKILNDYSMRVETLISTSDRILSDINTSLTLKLKLFQENADRFGSLKMMRAQRLTKLFYGILEFAIVVFLWSVWFAVSLLKWMKLLVTAVFRIILWMLW
- the RCF3 gene encoding Rcf3p (ancestral locus Anc_7.178) — encoded protein: MGGQVQPIHYDPATVKQLTKEIAVASMIGAAQGAVISVVSAMLLRRFSTIYRNVRTQVRVFYHCSWISMGAVFQADKQLLKFQSNYYENELKRRSKILDEAAERGIFLEEDAAASSTVLQPPS
- the STS1 gene encoding Sts1p (ancestral locus Anc_7.179); protein product: MTFGSNQMSGYSAGFSWGFKSEVPVKSQQHGEQIALEGSQSSATVRERAKRRFTAEEENESEIGQHVGVVRKHMVMKRKYNLPASIQGQPLPINRGLELLSKEQLQDVLLEVMKMHPQVQQTVSGKIMSCNFSIEKCTELLKGKLEALYGSIPYSRSYEMDRLNDYAFVRMKPYILEFLNCLIDCILDQIPPRVENVHNSLKFLDTCTDMVTHLPRFQLASNNYYYDKCLEQLSYVWCTVIEHIARNTIISLNDEALLCSWVQKLQVYNDLANGMLVRPLQLFKSLRSVEDGVSSSTANSEALSNDATVAYKP
- the SQT1 gene encoding Sqt1p (ancestral locus Anc_7.180) — protein: MSERVEGDQLGVERAPDDEFIDNDEVEQEIIAEEDGDAPVDEDEDMGENNDGGEIGEDETIEIDMSNNSVTYFDKHTDSVFTVFQHPTLPLVCSGGGDDVAHLWTSHSQPPKFAGTLSGHTESVIAGSFTCDGRFLVTADMTGKVLVHVSRKGGSQWEKASELQEVEEIVWLKCHPTVAGVFAFGAVDGSVWCYQIDGSSGSLEQLMSGFAHQQDCSAGEFINVDQGEDVLQLVTCSLDSTIVAWNCYTAQPLFKITQDEIRGLEAPWVSLSVAPANLANGNAAVVACGSNNGILAIVNCNSGGSVLHLSQVIELKEEQDELDASIESIAWSKDFPLMALGLVSGDVLLYETKTWKVRRKFLLPDSVTKLLFDKDDLFVSCIDGKVYQFDSRLGKEKFVCTGHNMGVLDFVITRRDDSAPRRVITAGDEGVSLVFEVPN
- the RIB5 gene encoding riboflavin synthase (ancestral locus Anc_7.181), whose product is MFTGIVEHIGTVLDYNSFDESESGGQGVSVSITDAEPVLGDCHIGDSIAVNGICLTVTEFDHKTFKVGISPETIKRTNVASWKPGSKVNLERAVGQEVRFGGHYVQGHVDTVATIVSRKPEGNSILFGFKLKDPQFSKFIVEKGFICIDGTSLTVTNVDPDETFYISMIKHTQENVVMPLKEIGAEVNIEVDLTGKIIEKQVSLALDAQFKNERSPLNLMITKIIEEKVETILNRRR
- the BAR1 gene encoding aspartyl protease BAR1 (ancestral locus Anc_7.182), with the translated sequence MWFPKIAGFILVVFILVSLVRSRPTPGLGHLHLPIHKSESRLRSKLKRRSFAEIELLHESDVYYSTVLNIGTPGQEVSVVMDTGSADLWVASSSNPYCLNSVQLNQTYNGEQIEPSIDCSALGTFDANSSSSIKKLDIGRFFINYSDGSFADGYWASEKISMGEIDVSELQFGVADYATAPIGGVLGIGFARRESVRGYDNAPGRFYPNFPQVLKQGGVIDVVAYSLYLSEAGGDSGSILFGAVDPSRYIGPLYTFPMVNEYPEVVDKPATLAMTLQGIGAKSDRNCKSKTFSTTKLPVLLDSGTTFMSAPPEIADEMASFVGATFSENDGVYIFQCPADDDDTEFVFDFGDIKIAVPLRNFLLLPPSNGYCGFGVMPAPYSMTLGSAFLSSAYVVYDLDNYLISLAQANHDGSSSQDSFVKVGKQGGIPGATKATAIAWVTDEPIAVDYDIFASSKSCNGATSQTNPSSSDTSQTLSPVSTNSRTAPANATLSLQVDATPDSSYNLQVVSSRSVIVKSEESATATGDYATEEYRSHPPQYITVTCTVTAIETIVSRIDCRSND